One stretch of Roseibium sp. HPY-6 DNA includes these proteins:
- a CDS encoding ABC transporter permease, which yields MADTGAGNKRNGEGPIEVRFRGGGFAPRSLRWVGVVVFVVLIALVQWGTESGWISALTLPKPSDVLATFVQLWESGLLFKHLQPSLTRLVIGAALGASAGIGIGVLIGLFSYVRAGLVPLVAAIFPIPKIALLPLFVIWFGIDEGSKYALIAFGTFTPTVVATYGAVDNVDRSLIRMGQSFGLSWFSIVRKIVLPGAMPGILSGLRISLAIAIILLVAAEMLGAEYGIGAYILEAGSLYDLERLFAGVVILSLLGVLVSALIGLLEKRLLGWRV from the coding sequence ATGGCTGATACGGGCGCTGGAAACAAACGCAATGGCGAAGGGCCGATCGAAGTCCGGTTTCGCGGTGGCGGCTTTGCGCCAAGATCCTTGCGCTGGGTCGGTGTGGTGGTGTTCGTCGTCCTGATCGCTCTGGTTCAATGGGGGACGGAGAGCGGTTGGATTTCTGCCCTGACGCTGCCCAAACCGAGTGATGTGCTGGCGACATTCGTTCAGCTTTGGGAAAGCGGCCTCCTCTTCAAGCATCTGCAACCTTCCTTGACCCGTCTGGTGATCGGAGCGGCGCTTGGGGCAAGTGCAGGGATCGGAATAGGTGTGCTGATAGGTTTGTTTTCTTACGTCAGGGCAGGACTTGTGCCACTGGTCGCAGCTATTTTTCCGATCCCCAAGATCGCGCTTCTCCCGCTATTCGTGATCTGGTTCGGGATCGACGAGGGCTCCAAATATGCGCTGATCGCCTTCGGTACGTTCACTCCGACCGTCGTTGCAACCTATGGCGCGGTGGACAATGTCGACCGTTCGCTGATCCGCATGGGACAGAGCTTCGGGCTTTCCTGGTTCTCGATCGTGCGCAAGATCGTGTTGCCCGGCGCGATGCCGGGTATCCTCTCGGGACTGCGCATAAGCCTCGCGATTGCGATTATTCTTCTCGTTGCCGCGGAAATGCTGGGCGCGGAGTACGGCATCGGCGCCTATATTCTGGAAGCAGGGTCGCTATACGATCTGGAGCGTTTGTTTGCAGGTGTGGTGATCCTGTCTTTGCTGGGAGTTCTTGTCAGCGCCCTGATCGGCCTCCTGGAAAAACGGCTGCTTGGCTGGAGAGTTTGA